In Candidatus Leptovillus gracilis, a single window of DNA contains:
- a CDS encoding inositol monophosphatase family protein translates to MDTHTPNPQTLLEFALDAAWQAGRITLGHFQTGLAAERKADNTPVTIADRQSEQKLRELITRYWPDHGLLGEEFGQQPGTSGYRWLIDPIDGTKSFVSGVPLYATLLALTKDDEPLLGVAHFPALKETVYALRGHGCYWNGRRAHVSTVDKLADAVLLGSDLNTFGDRAAVWQRLIDATYVQRTWGDAYGYCLVATGRAEVHIDPIMALWDCGPFQVILEEAGGTFTDWQGNPTIYAEESIATNGRLFTQVMDCVHQV, encoded by the coding sequence ATGGACACACACACACCCAATCCGCAAACCCTGTTAGAATTTGCCCTGGATGCCGCCTGGCAGGCCGGGCGCATCACCCTGGGCCATTTCCAGACTGGTCTGGCCGCCGAGCGCAAAGCCGACAACACCCCCGTCACCATCGCCGACCGCCAATCGGAGCAAAAACTGCGCGAACTGATCACCCGCTATTGGCCGGATCATGGCCTGTTGGGTGAAGAATTTGGGCAGCAGCCGGGCACGTCTGGCTATCGCTGGCTGATTGACCCCATTGACGGGACCAAGTCGTTTGTCTCCGGCGTGCCGCTGTACGCCACGCTGCTGGCCCTGACCAAAGACGACGAACCGCTGTTGGGCGTGGCCCATTTCCCGGCGCTTAAAGAGACGGTGTACGCTTTGCGCGGACACGGCTGTTATTGGAACGGCCGTCGCGCCCACGTCTCCACCGTAGATAAATTGGCCGACGCCGTGCTGTTGGGCAGCGACCTGAACACTTTCGGCGACAGGGCGGCCGTCTGGCAGCGGTTGATTGACGCCACTTATGTGCAGCGCACCTGGGGCGACGCCTATGGCTACTGCCTGGTAGCCACCGGCCGCGCCGAAGTTCATATAGACCCGATTATGGCCTTGTGGGACTGCGGGCCTTTCCAGGTGATTTTGGAAGAGGCAGGCGGGACCTTTACCGACTGGCAGGGTAACCCCACCATCTACGCCGAAGAGAGCATCGCCACCAACGGCCGTCTCTTCACGCAGGTGATGGATTGTGTCCACCAGGTCTGA
- a CDS encoding M42 family metallopeptidase: protein MIPPINLEKLVDFLVGLLNTPSPTGDTDRAMAYVQQAFADLPFAMHLSAKGFLAGTWTGVHHGAPRALTAHVDTLGAMVREVKEDGRLRLTQLGGWSWTSVEGEGVTIFASSGQTYRGTILPTTASIHAHTGEERNAPRNDNNVEVRIDAVTHSTADTLALGIRVGDVIAFDPRVEVSETGFIRSRHLDDKACVAIIYAALLSLAEAGLQPSQTTTIHISNYEEVGHGAAAGFPPDLADLLTLDMAVVAPKQESNEYSVTICAKDSAGPYHMGFRRELEALAAANQLNYKTDIYPFYGSDGQAYWRAGGNVRVGLIGPGVDASHHYERTHRDALLQTTQLVVAYLLS from the coding sequence ATGATCCCCCCCATCAACCTGGAAAAACTGGTGGATTTTTTAGTCGGACTGCTCAATACGCCCAGCCCTACCGGCGATACCGACCGGGCGATGGCCTATGTGCAGCAGGCATTTGCCGACCTGCCTTTTGCCATGCACCTGTCTGCCAAAGGTTTTCTGGCGGGAACCTGGACCGGTGTTCATCATGGTGCGCCGCGCGCCCTGACAGCCCACGTTGACACGTTGGGCGCGATGGTGCGTGAGGTGAAGGAAGACGGCCGTCTCCGGCTGACCCAGTTAGGCGGTTGGTCGTGGACCTCTGTGGAGGGCGAGGGCGTCACTATCTTCGCCAGCAGCGGGCAGACCTATCGCGGGACGATTTTGCCTACCACTGCTTCTATCCACGCCCATACCGGGGAAGAACGCAACGCCCCCCGCAACGACAACAACGTCGAGGTCCGCATAGACGCCGTCACCCATTCCACCGCCGACACCCTGGCCCTGGGCATCCGTGTGGGCGATGTCATTGCCTTCGACCCCCGCGTCGAGGTGAGCGAAACTGGTTTTATCCGCTCCCGCCATTTGGACGATAAGGCGTGCGTCGCCATCATCTATGCCGCTCTGCTGTCCCTGGCCGAGGCCGGTTTGCAGCCCAGCCAGACCACCACCATCCATATCAGCAATTATGAAGAAGTGGGGCACGGCGCGGCGGCCGGCTTCCCGCCGGACCTGGCAGATTTGCTCACCTTAGACATGGCCGTCGTTGCACCCAAGCAAGAATCGAATGAATATTCCGTGACCATTTGCGCCAAAGATTCGGCCGGACCGTATCATATGGGTTTCCGGCGGGAGTTGGAGGCGCTGGCCGCCGCCAATCAGCTCAATTACAAAACGGACATTTATCCGTTTTACGGCTCTGATGGGCAAGCGTACTGGCGCGCCGGCGGCAACGTGCGCGTTGGCCTGATTGGCCCTGGCGTAGACGCTTCCCACCATTACGAGCGCACCCATCGGGATGCGCTGCTGCAAACGACACAGCTTGTCGTCGCTTATCTGCTAAGCTGA
- the holB gene encoding DNA polymerase III subunit delta', which produces MTTQWDQVIGHEWAAQLLAGSITHQRTGHAYLLTGPDQIGKTTLARTFAQALNCTAADPAARPCGLCRSCQLIAANRHPDVRLITPEVSGRGKLTLKIDEIRALQQALNLAAYEARTKVAILKRFDTATEGAANAFLKTLEEPPRNVVLLLTANDADTMLATINSRCRTIALRPLPARLIEDSLQSRWQVPEDKAYLLSHLADGRLGWAIRAYEDATILSERQQNLDYLQQALAGDRADRFALADKLGRKPELLPEILQTWLSWWRDVTLLSQGENGRDLALTNVDQQAEVSQAAQNWTAEQALSSLQQTQLAIRQLQRNANTRLVVEILFLTYPFA; this is translated from the coding sequence ATGACGACACAATGGGACCAGGTAATCGGCCACGAATGGGCCGCACAGTTATTGGCGGGGTCCATCACCCACCAGCGCACGGGGCACGCCTATTTGCTCACCGGGCCAGACCAGATTGGCAAGACCACATTGGCGCGGACGTTTGCCCAGGCGCTCAACTGCACGGCCGCAGACCCGGCGGCACGGCCGTGCGGTCTGTGCCGTTCCTGCCAACTTATTGCCGCCAACCGCCACCCCGACGTGCGTTTGATCACCCCAGAAGTGAGCGGGCGGGGTAAATTGACGCTGAAAATTGACGAAATTCGCGCCTTGCAGCAGGCGCTCAATCTGGCCGCCTACGAAGCGCGCACCAAAGTTGCCATCCTGAAACGCTTCGACACAGCTACCGAAGGGGCGGCCAACGCCTTCCTGAAAACGCTGGAGGAACCGCCGCGCAATGTCGTTTTGCTGCTGACGGCCAACGACGCGGACACCATGTTGGCGACGATTAACTCGCGCTGCCGGACGATTGCGCTGCGGCCGTTACCCGCCCGCCTCATCGAAGACAGCCTGCAAAGCCGCTGGCAAGTGCCTGAGGACAAAGCCTACCTGCTGTCCCACCTGGCCGACGGCCGTTTAGGTTGGGCCATCCGCGCCTACGAAGACGCCACCATTCTCAGTGAACGGCAGCAAAACCTGGATTATTTACAACAAGCCCTGGCCGGTGACCGCGCCGACCGTTTCGCCCTGGCCGATAAGCTGGGGCGCAAGCCGGAACTGCTGCCAGAAATTCTGCAAACCTGGCTCAGTTGGTGGCGCGATGTCACGCTGCTCAGTCAGGGGGAAAACGGCCGTGATCTCGCCCTCACCAACGTAGACCAACAGGCAGAAGTCAGCCAGGCCGCGCAAAATTGGACCGCCGAACAAGCCCTGTCCAGTTTGCAGCAGACCCAGCTCGCCATCCGCCAATTGCAGCGCAACGCCAACACCCGCCTCGTCGTCGAAATCCTCTTTCTTACCTACCCTTTTGCCTGA